The Polyangiaceae bacterium genome includes a region encoding these proteins:
- a CDS encoding type II toxin-antitoxin system VapC family toxin, which translates to MIIVDINLLLYAELDATPAHAAARRWWEDVMNGDRQVGIPPVSLFGFVRISTNRRVFVSPLSIDDALGRVREWLERPHVTFLTPGPRHLEIAFGFLEKLGSAANLTSDVQIAAHAIESGGEVFSNDREFARFPGLRWTNPLE; encoded by the coding sequence GTGATCATCGTCGACATCAACCTCCTGCTCTACGCCGAGCTCGACGCCACTCCGGCCCACGCCGCGGCGCGGCGCTGGTGGGAGGACGTGATGAACGGGGATCGCCAGGTCGGGATCCCTCCCGTGAGCCTGTTCGGTTTCGTGCGAATCTCCACCAATCGGCGCGTCTTCGTCTCCCCGCTGTCCATCGACGACGCGCTCGGGCGGGTGAGAGAGTGGCTCGAGCGCCCGCATGTCACGTTCTTGACTCCGGGCCCGCGGCACCTCGAGATCGCCTTCGGCTTCCTGGAGAAGCTCGGCAGCGCCGCCAACTTGACGAGCGACGTGCAGATCGCCGCGCACGCCATCGAGAGCGGAGGCGAGGTCTTCTCGAACGACCGGGAGTTCGCGCGGTTTCCCGGACTCAGGTGGACGAACCCGCTGGAGTGA
- a CDS encoding antitoxin, whose translation MRTTLTLDPDVAIMLEEEAHRTRKPFKHVVNEAIRRGLAPAARAPRSKRYRVRPHVTKLRAGIDHAAFNALADELEDEGAVASMSARPRAGRGPK comes from the coding sequence ACCACCTTGACGCTCGATCCTGACGTCGCGATCATGCTCGAAGAGGAGGCGCACCGCACCCGCAAGCCGTTCAAGCACGTGGTCAACGAGGCGATTCGCCGTGGCCTTGCGCCGGCCGCGCGCGCGCCCCGCAGCAAGCGCTATCGCGTACGTCCGCACGTGACGAAGCTGCGCGCTGGGATCGATCACGCGGCCTTCAACGCCCTGGCAGACGAGCTCGAGGACGAAGGGGCAGTGGCCAGCATGTCGGCCCGCCCGCGCGCGGGGCGAGGGCCGAAGTGA